In the genome of Burkholderia sp. PAMC 26561, the window TCACCGTGCCCGGCGATGGTGCCATAGATTTCCCGTCGATCATCGCGCGATTGAAACGTCACGGGTATGGCGGCTGGCTCGTGGTCGAAGCCGAACAGGACCCGGTCATAGCAACGAGCTACACGTACGCCGAGAAAGGCTACAAGACGCTACGTGCGCTCGTTGATCAACAACTTCAGGAGGCAGCATGAGTCTGCTCGTCAAGGCATCGCGCGAAGGTCAGACCATCGCGCGTGTCACACCGGAAACTGCGTTATGGAAGCATGTGGGGTTCGCCGCTTATCGGCTGGAAACCGGCGATATCGTCCATGTGCATGAGGCAAAGCGCGAGGTCTGTATCGTCGTGTTGTCTGGAACGGTGAGCATTGAAGCTGGCGAACACAAGTGGGAGAAGATCGGTTCACGTGACAGCGTGTTCGAGGACACCGCGCCCTACGCCGTGTATTTGCCGCCGAAACTCGCCGCCATTGTGCGTGCGGATCGCGATGCCGAGATCGGCGTGGCGAGCGCGCCCGCTACGGGAAAATATCCGCCGCGGCTTATCGAGCCTTCGCAGATGAAACGCTCGACGCGCGGCAAAGGCGCGAATACGCGGTACGTGTGCGACATTCTTCCGCAAACCGAACCCGCAGAAGGTCTGCTTGTGGTCGAGGTGAAGACGCCGGGCGGACATGCATCGAGCTATCCGCCGCACAAGCATGACAAGGACAACGTGCCGGTGGAGAGTTCGCTTGAAGAGACTTACTACCATCGGCTGAATCCGCCGCAGGGGTTTGCGTTTCAGCGCGTCTATACCGACGAGCGCGATCTCGACGAAACCATGGCCGTGGAAGATCACGACGTGGTCATGGTGCCGCGTGGTTATCATCCGGTCGTGGTGCCGTATGGTTACGATAACTATTATCTGAACGTGATGGCCGGCGACAAACGCACCTGGCACTTCAAGAACGATCCGAAGCACGAGTGGATCGCGGAGCGCGACAGCAAGGCTTCCTGATTCTTCAAACGCCGACAGAAAGCCATTCGCGCGTGATGCGCTCGTTGGCGGCGAGCGCGTCGGGTGTGTCATCGAAGACGATCTTGCCGTGTCCCATCACCGCGACGCGCGTTGCCAGTTCACGTGCCATCGTCATGCGCTGTTCGATCAGCAGGATCGCCACACCGCGAGTTTGCAAGCTCTTCAGACAGGCTGCGACCTGTTTCACGATTTGCGGCGCGAGGCCTTCCGTGGGTTCATCGATAATGACAAGCGACGGATCGCCCATCAAGGTACGGGCGAGCGCGAGCATCTGTTGCTCGCCGCCGGAGAGCAGTCCGGCTTTCACAGTCTTGCGTTCGTGCAGTATCGGGAAAATTCGTTCGGCTTCGGCCACGCCAAAATGCGATCCACCGCGCTTCATGCCGAGCACCAAATTCTCGCGGACGCTCAATGTCGGAAATACATCGCGTTGTTCGGGTACATAACCCATGCCCATCCGCGCGATTGCGTAAGGCCGCTTCCCTATCAGCGATACCCCGCGGAAATTCGCCGCGCCCTCCGCATGCACGAGACCCATCAGCGCTTTTGCAAGCGTCGAACGTCCCGACCCGTTGCGCCCCGCGAGCACGACGACCTCGCCTTCGCCGATGCGCAAGCTTACGCCATGCAGCACATGACTTGAACCGTACCACGCGTTGAGTTCGTCGATTTCCAGCAACGCGGTCATGGTTCGTCACCGAGATATGCGGAACGGACGCCCGGGTCTGCGGCGATTTCATCGGGCGTTCCGGTCGCGATCACGCGGCCTTGCACGAGCACCGAAATACGATCGGCAAGTGCGAACACAGCTTCCATATCATGCTCGACGATCAGCAAGGTCTTGCCCTTCGTGGTCTCGCGGATCAATGAAAGGGCCTGCGCTGCTTCCAAACGGTTCATGCCCGCGGTGGGTTCGTCGAGAAGTAAGGTCGATGCATCCGATGCCAGCGCCAGGCCAAGATCGAGCGCGCGCAACGCTGCATAGCCAAGATTCGAGGCCGGCTCGCTGCTGCGCTCGGTCAAACCAATCGCTTCGATAACACGTTGAGTCTCGCGATCAATCACGTTCGATCTGAACCATCTCGCCGGCCACGACGCGTGAGAACCAAGCACTGCGCATCGAATGTTGTCCAATACGCTCAGGCCGGTGAATACGCTTGAAGTCTGGAAGCTGCGCGCGAGGCCCTTGCGTCCCAACCGGTGAGCCGGTAATCCCGTCACATCCGTGCCGTTCAGCATCACATGGCCGCTCGACGGCAATGTGCGCCCTGCGATGATATCGAACAACGTCGATTTACCCGCGCCGTTCGGACCGATCAACGCATGACGTTCGCCCTGGCGAACGGTGAGATCCACGCCTCGGAGAATTTCGGTGGCACCGAAACGCTTTGTGATTTGCCTCAGTTCGAGCGCGGTAGTCACTGTGCGTTCCGGGATTTTCTTGTGAGCAGCAACGCGACCATGGCGCTGAATAACGCGAAGCTCCAGGGACCGACACTGTGACCATCGAGGCGCAAGCCTGCGACGTGCGCGAGGCCATCGCCGTGGGTATCGAACTGAAGTGCGTAGGCGAGTTCGGTCGCGGTGACAATAGCCATGAGCCAGGCAACTGAAGCACATAAAGCGAGAGCAGGATGATTCCGTGCTCTTCCTGTCATCAAGCCCGCCAGACCCTTCGGTGCCGCGACCACGGTCCACACAAAAAACAGCCCCAGATAGGCCACCCATGCAGGGGACACGCTTGCCACAGCCACGCTGAAAAACGTGAGCAAGACGGCTCCCAGCACCGGCCCGAAAAACATTCCCGTGCCGCCAATAACCACAGCAATCAGCACGCTTGCCGAGCGCGGCAGCCCCACCCCTTCCGCCGATGCCAATTCCACGTTGATCAGCCCCAGACCGCCTGCCACGCCTGCAAAAAACGCGGCCACGATCACCATGACGAAGCGCACGCGCCGTGGATCGAAACCGATGGCCGCGGCGCGCACGGGGTTATCGCGTACAGCATTGGCCACGCGTACGAACGGCGTGCGCGAAAACATGAACATCGCGAGGCATGCGAGCACGCACCAGACGGCGATCAACGCATAAACCTGAATCGCAGGCGCAAAACCCAACCCCAAAACTGCAGGTCCGCTTGCACGATCGATGGAAACCCCGCTCTCGCCGCCGAACCAGTCCGGCACGAGCCACGCGGCCGCCGCAACCAGTTCACCGATACCCAGCGTGATCATTGCGAACGTGGTGCCCGCGCGGCGCGTGGAGAAGAAGCCGGACACGATACCGACAAGCGCCGCTGCAAGGCCGCTTATCAAAGGTAATAGCGGCAGTGGCAAGGGGTATCGATTGAAGATTTGCGCGGTGGCGAATGCGCCGAGGCCGGCATATATGGCGTGACCAAACGACAGCAATCCCGTCTCGCCGAGCAGCAGATTGAATGACAGTGCAAACACGATCAGGGTCGCCGTTTGAGCGAGGTACGCAAGCAGCCAGCTTTGCGAGCTGAACACAGGCGGCAACGCGAGACCGGCCACAAGCAACAACCACGGCGTCCAGCGCCTGAACTCACGCATCGTCATCGCCGCGCTGTCCGAAGAGTCCGCGTGGCCGCAATGCGAGCATGGCGACGAGCAATACGTACGGCAACAAAGGCGCGATCTGCGCGACACTCAACGCGGCCCATGCAGCCGGCAGCTTGGCGCCCATGAAGTTTGCGACATCGCCGAGCGACATGTTCGTTCCAACAGCAAACGTCTGCACGCAACCGATCAAAATCGATGCCACGAGCGCCCCGCCGATCGATCCAAGGCCGCCGACGACAACGACTACAAACACGATCGGCCCGATGTTCTCGGCCATTGAAGGTTCGATCACGAACAACGGCGCACCGATCACGCCGGCAAGCGCGGCGAGCGCCGTGCCCGCAGCAAAGACCAACGTGAAAACGCGCGGCACGTCATGCCCGAGCGTCTCGACCGTCGACGCATGCGTGAGCGCGGCCCGCACGACAAGTCCTATCCGCGATACCCGCAGCACCACATACAACGCTACGAGCATCGCGAAGGACACGAACATCATGAACGCCCGATAACGCGGGAACGCTGCGCCGAAGAGCGTGAAGAGGGGGCCATCCAGGGATGGAGGAACAACAGCGTTGAACGGTGCGAGGCCCCAGACGAGCTTGACGGCTTCAGCAATCAGATACGCCGCGCCGAATGTCAGCAACAACTCGGCGAGCGCGCCGCGCGTTTGGATTCGCCGCAGCAGGAAGCGCTCGAACAAGGCGCCGAGCGCACCGACAACCAACGGCGAAAGAAGCAACGCAAACCAGAAGCCAAATCTTTCCGCGAGTGCGTAACCAACATACGCGCCGAGCATGTAGAAGCTCGCGTGAGCGAAGTTGAGCACGCCCATCATGCTGAAGATGAGCGTGAGTCCCGCCGACAGCATGAACAACAACAACCCGACGCTCACTCCATTCAGAAGGTTGATCGCGAACCACTGAATGAACGTGCTCACGCGGCGCGCTCCTACCCGTTCACGAGCGGCTTGAGCGCCGCCACGAGCGCTTCGGGCAATGGCACCGGACGGCGGGTATCGCGATCCACGTAGACGTGCACGAAATGCCCTTG includes:
- the iolB gene encoding 5-deoxy-glucuronate isomerase, translated to MSLLVKASREGQTIARVTPETALWKHVGFAAYRLETGDIVHVHEAKREVCIVVLSGTVSIEAGEHKWEKIGSRDSVFEDTAPYAVYLPPKLAAIVRADRDAEIGVASAPATGKYPPRLIEPSQMKRSTRGKGANTRYVCDILPQTEPAEGLLVVEVKTPGGHASSYPPHKHDKDNVPVESSLEETYYHRLNPPQGFAFQRVYTDERDLDETMAVEDHDVVMVPRGYHPVVVPYGYDNYYLNVMAGDKRTWHFKNDPKHEWIAERDSKAS
- a CDS encoding ABC transporter ATP-binding protein; the encoded protein is MTALLEIDELNAWYGSSHVLHGVSLRIGEGEVVVLAGRNGSGRSTLAKALMGLVHAEGAANFRGVSLIGKRPYAIARMGMGYVPEQRDVFPTLSVRENLVLGMKRGGSHFGVAEAERIFPILHERKTVKAGLLSGGEQQMLALARTLMGDPSLVIIDEPTEGLAPQIVKQVAACLKSLQTRGVAILLIEQRMTMARELATRVAVMGHGKIVFDDTPDALAANERITREWLSVGV
- a CDS encoding ABC transporter ATP-binding protein; its protein translation is MTTALELRQITKRFGATEILRGVDLTVRQGERHALIGPNGAGKSTLFDIIAGRTLPSSGHVMLNGTDVTGLPAHRLGRKGLARSFQTSSVFTGLSVLDNIRCAVLGSHASWPARWFRSNVIDRETQRVIEAIGLTERSSEPASNLGYAALRALDLGLALASDASTLLLDEPTAGMNRLEAAQALSLIRETTKGKTLLIVEHDMEAVFALADRISVLVQGRVIATGTPDEIAADPGVRSAYLGDEP
- a CDS encoding branched-chain amino acid ABC transporter permease, yielding MREFRRWTPWLLLVAGLALPPVFSSQSWLLAYLAQTATLIVFALSFNLLLGETGLLSFGHAIYAGLGAFATAQIFNRYPLPLPLLPLISGLAAALVGIVSGFFSTRRAGTTFAMITLGIGELVAAAAWLVPDWFGGESGVSIDRASGPAVLGLGFAPAIQVYALIAVWCVLACLAMFMFSRTPFVRVANAVRDNPVRAAAIGFDPRRVRFVMVIVAAFFAGVAGGLGLINVELASAEGVGLPRSASVLIAVVIGGTGMFFGPVLGAVLLTFFSVAVASVSPAWVAYLGLFFVWTVVAAPKGLAGLMTGRARNHPALALCASVAWLMAIVTATELAYALQFDTHGDGLAHVAGLRLDGHSVGPWSFALFSAMVALLLTRKSRNAQ
- a CDS encoding branched-chain amino acid ABC transporter permease encodes the protein MLSAGLTLIFSMMGVLNFAHASFYMLGAYVGYALAERFGFWFALLLSPLVVGALGALFERFLLRRIQTRGALAELLLTFGAAYLIAEAVKLVWGLAPFNAVVPPSLDGPLFTLFGAAFPRYRAFMMFVSFAMLVALYVVLRVSRIGLVVRAALTHASTVETLGHDVPRVFTLVFAAGTALAALAGVIGAPLFVIEPSMAENIGPIVFVVVVVGGLGSIGGALVASILIGCVQTFAVGTNMSLGDVANFMGAKLPAAWAALSVAQIAPLLPYVLLVAMLALRPRGLFGQRGDDDA